The Poseidonibacter lekithochrous region GCTAGCAAGTTTTGCGTCAGCACTATCTTTTGCTTCCTTATAAGCTTGTTCTCGAATCACAGCTGCTTCTTTTTTTGCTTCAGCAATTACATTATTTGCTTCTGCAATCATACCGTCAACGTCTGCACCGTTTGATTTTGCATCTTCTAAATCTTTCTTTATAGAAGCCGCTCTATCATCCATGTGTTTAAGTAATGGTATAAATAGACAACTGTTTAGCCTAGCAACAACTAAAAGAAAGATGATACCAGAGCTAAGCAATAATACAGGACTTATGTCTAACATTCATTCCTCCATATTTTTTACAGTTTAGTTTAACTAAAACGGGTATATTTTAGCAAAGTTATATATAAAATTTTAT contains the following coding sequences:
- a CDS encoding F0F1 ATP synthase subunit B', whose protein sequence is MLDISPVLLLSSGIIFLLVVARLNSCLFIPLLKHMDDRAASIKKDLEDAKSNGADVDGMIAEANNVIAEAKKEAAVIREQAYKEAKDSADAKLASAKSNLEAKSAEFAKNLEEETKALRDSLVSTMPQFNESLKAKLSSI